The genomic DNA tttttttgttaatacaCCTCAATCattcttatttttcaattttatgatAACATATTCTTATTTTACAATATGAATTTAACACTGTTTTCTAGTATGTTTGACTTCccattttaaaatcttaaatatCATAATTTTAGAAGGAaaatttttagattagattatCGACATTCATACAATCACACAATCGATGATTCGAACTGTCATGTTAAGATTAGATGATTTATATTCTAACTTTGTATTTTGGACTCGATTTACAAAAGTTGACTCATAGATGGTTCAAGTTTTTTGACACAAAGTGTAGATCGCATAACTACGTAAATTCAATAGGATTTATTATTGATAGAATTcaaatcctaatttttttttccccttaCAAATGGAAAGTCAATGTTAATTATGTGACTTGTGAGCAGAGTGTAAATATGCAAATAGTATCATTGTATGTAAAGTACCTCTTGAAGAAAAGCAGGATAAGTGAGATTTTGAGTGACAACAGTGGCTGTGATGAAAACTGCAACAAAGATTTTGTGAGGGTAGTTTTCCATAGCAATAGACACAGACAACCCTCCAAGACTATGACCAACAAGAACCACTTTCTCCTCAAGAGGAAGTGACTCCATAAATGTCATCAAAGGTTGATGGTATTCAGAAATTGAATGAACCTCTTGCATCTGCTTTGGATTGGTACCACAAGCAGCCATGTCTAGTGCTGTGACTTTATGACCAGCTGATTTTAGATCAGTTGCAACCTTATACCAACACCATGCACCATGGATGCCTCCATGAATCAACACAAAGTGCTTTTCCTGTTTGAACATCTTCAAAATCAATGATAGTCTTTCTTGTCTATGAAAACTGCAAATTTATATACTACATATGAAACTAGTCTTCTTTCTTGTTTAAGCATCTAAAACTAATAacttttacattgaaaattgtgaagttatgattttgatatgtttgacctctattttcaagataaatttCTATTTATGGGTTACTTAAACAATGCCCCCTTAgggctttttattttaaaaaatatgtttagcaTCTCTATTACTCCATCTGTTCCTTTATCTAAgcattcatttgattttatttttgttactaAATGTAAACCtcatttcaaattattagatgcatttattattttttcttaaacatacccttaattaatactactaacttgtcttgaaatataaaaagtcaaatttaatcacatacaaacaaatgacaatgtGGTAATATTAACATACAAAAGGAGTACATTAATTACACTGAtaacatttcttaaaaaatgtgaaaaaagtaATGGATGCCTACATTAAGAGACGAAATGAGTATTTCCCATTACTAATCGTTGCTAAAATCACTTTATGGCTGGCTAAAGAAATGTTACTTAAACTTTTTCATTAATAATGGTTGTTAAACCTACTTTATGGCTGTCTAAATAAGTGTCACTTAAacttttcattaataataatggtTGTTAAACTTACTTTATGTTATAGCACAGTGTACACTTGTCTCAACGCTTTTATAGTACAGTGTACGCGTATATTATGGCTAAAACCAgccattatttttttgtccttaggaatataacaacttttcgttttagtgcCTCTAAAATTTCCTTCAAGatttaatccttataaaattttcaatctttatttttggtcccccgtttaaagtaaactcatatgtagaattcatatttttaaataaaattttgcagaaaaatgcataatattataagtatctctcctaaaaaaattagaattttttacaaaaacatgaattaaatatgaatttttatatgtttggaggtaaaaaattcatatttaattcatgttttgttaaaaaattctaattttttttggagttatttttacaatattccatacatttctgcacaatttcattaaaaaatacaaaagtttacttaaaaatagggaccaaaagtagtgattgaaaattttataaggactaaaacttgaaggaaaattttagaggattaaaacgaaaatttgatatatttatagggaccaaaaacatatttaacctttttttatgAAGTCAATACATGCTTAAAAATTGTCGATTGATGCTTTAACTTTTAcacattaaaaaattcaaatgactttGTACTAAAATATAAATGGCCCCGTATGAAAAAGAAGAATCATTTGAATAATTGGAGCTTCTACCTTTTCACGTTTTTTATGCATTGGGAAATATGAATAGTGCATTGGAAAGTGGTTTCTAGCTTTCAAAAGCCTTCCCAAACACACACTATGTCATTCCTCAAAAGATGTCAAAAAGACCgaatgaatgaaagaaaaatctaAATGTTTTAGTATGTTTCCtatatttaagtttaaaaaacttaaatatttcttataaagaCGTATATTTAAACATGTATATGTAGTGAATTCGAACTTCCATTAGTGCCATTAGAGTGAgataaatgtaattttatttctaagTGTATATTGAGGCAATAAAGTTTTGCTtcatttaatttcataaaacaaaattctCTATTTCTCTATATAATGCTAATAATGCTATTTTTACTGGGaaagtttttttatatgataaaataagcATTATTCAAGTGCCAAAACAGTGAGAGTACAGTTAAATTGGTTATTGGTTGAGACATTCTTCATCCATATTTTGAAAGACAATTACATGCTATCAATGcacataaaaaattcataagtcAAAAGTACATTAACAAGTCAAAATCTTAATCCTAACCACCAAACTAAATTAATTCCACATATGGTCAATGGTAAAGAGTAATAAAAGATTCATAGACTTTAATTGCATCCATCCCCggggaaaaaaattattgttggtTTTCGGTCATTTTGACTATATGAGGTCTTCGAAATGATCAATTCAACCACATGTTGACAAGTCATTTGAAGAAGACGTGAATTGGAGATGACCTAGTGGTTTGGTTGAAAAGAAAGTCAATGATAACAAACTGATTATATAAAACCCTATACACCAAAACCCTAACAAACCCTAGAAGAGCAAGGAGGCGGTGCAAGGACTAGATTGTGAAAGTTAAGAACATTTAAGAAACAATTACACTACATGATTATATTATCAACTATACATCAAATAGAGGAATAACAAACACCTTAATGTtgaaacaaaagaatgaagtaaaaACAACAGATAACTCCATTTATTCATAATTGAAATATAAGTCCAGCCcctattcttttgtttttgggaCGTGATATGCACAAATACCATATACTATTACATTAAAATTAAGGATTAATACTTTTGTACAATCTTTAGAAGGGTGGAACTAAGCTTCTTTGGTTTAGACAACATGACCATGTGATCAGAATCCTCTATCACTTCCACCTTCTCAAATGGACCACTTCTCTTAATCATCCACATTTGAAAATCCTCTGTTATCAAATTATCACTTTTGCTTATGATAAAAAATTTAGGTACTCTTCCATTTCTATCATTGGTAACTGTTGTTTCCTTCAACAATAGTTCAACATCTTTATAAATTGGTACAGGTCTCACTAGGGACAATGCAAGGGTCAAATCCTACACATTTCAATTTGGAGTTAGTTTCATTATAAAATGCAAAATCACTTGTTACTATTAACATGAATAAATACCAAGGtctaaattaaattcttatgGCAACATTTTTACATATACCTCAGATGGTGATAATTGATACATCTTGGATGCCATGAATTTTGGTCCAACCAATCTAGCAGTTGCAGGTTTGTTGGGTCcatcaaagaagaaaaacttTGTGTCCATTAAAGAACTAAGCCTTCTAGCTTGCTACATGATGATAACTAAAAGTTAATCAAAATGTATATAATGATAgttatatatgataaaaaaatcttcataaaTAAATTGTCTTTAATCAAAGTTTAAAATTGTGGACActtgagaaaatatttttaacccTATTAATATGTAGACActtgagaaaatatttttaattaaacttattaatttttaatttaattgaggAAACTCTAAATTATTGTCAATTTTATGAATAATTTTGTGGAgtttctaataataataaaataaaaatgtgagtaTAGCAGATTACCTCTTGAAGAACAACTGGGTATGAGAGGTTTTGACTAAGCACATAAGCAGTAACAAAAACTGCAACTGAGATTTTTTGTGGGAACTTTTCCATAGCAACAGATGTAGACACCC from Medicago truncatula cultivar Jemalong A17 chromosome 8, MtrunA17r5.0-ANR, whole genome shotgun sequence includes the following:
- the LOC25500146 gene encoding salicylic acid-binding protein 2 isoform X2, coding for MFKQEKHFVLIHGGIHGAWCWYKVATDLKSAGHKVTALDMAACGTNPKQMQEVHSISEYHQPLMTFMESLPLEEKVVLVGHSLGGLSVSIAMENYPHKIFVAVFITATVVTQNLTYPAFLQEDLTLALSLVRPLPPFLSDADLLMKQTTVTNENNGMVPKIFIISENDNLQTKDFQEWIIETTGPYAKVKMIEGSDHMVMLSNPTKLSSELLNISYNY
- the LOC25500147 gene encoding salicylic acid-binding protein 2; this translates as MMKREIHFVHILLLLILCPIICVNSANFVLIHGGSHGAWCWYKVVTMLKSAGHNVTTIELAASGINPIQVQEIHSISKYYEPLMTFMESLPPNEKVILVGHSLGGVSTSVAMEKFPQKISVAVFVTAYVLSQNLSYPVVLQEQARRLSSLMDTKFFFFDGPNKPATARLVGPKFMASKMYQLSPSEDLTLALSLVRPVPIYKDVELLLKETTVTNDRNGRVPKFFIISKSDNLITEDFQMWMIKRSGPFEKVEVIEDSDHMVMLSKPKKLSSTLLKIVQKY